The genomic DNA AGCAACCCCTCGACCAAGGCCATTGTAAATTCCTGATCGGGATTCAGATGATAGCCGGCGGCCGCCGCCTCCCGTTGCAGTTTTTGAAAGAGCGCCGCGACTGCCGCGGGGTCAGCATGATAAGCTTCCTTCATTGGCCAACCGCCTCCCGGATCTCGGCTTCCTGAAACCCGATGATACTCCGGGCCCCCTCGATCACCATCGTCGGAAAGGAACGATCCGCATTCCATTTTTCCAATTCGGCCAGAGCTTCCTCCCGTTCCGTGCCTTCCAACCGGTCCAATTCCACAAAATCAAACGCGATCTCCAATTCTTGCAGCAGCTGTTTGGTTTTGCGGCACCAGATACAGGTGCTCAGCGTGAATAAGAAAATATTCCCCGGAACCCGGCCAGCTTGATGCTGAATGTTTTCGCTATTCATCTTGTCCTCCTGCTGTTGAAGGTCTGGAAAGTGCCTGTCTTGCAGTAGCCGACCTGCCATTCCTTTCAACAAAACGCGCCCCGTTCCTGATTATCGTTCCGTCCCACGCAAATGATCTTGCCCGCAGCAACGTTTCGCCCGTCGTAGCTGATCTGTTGCAACTGGCTCCTCCGCCGGATTGGATAATCTCAGTTTTCTATACTCTATCATAAACGGTGGCATGACGCAATGGCGGAACCATCGGCGTTCTTTCCGGATTCGAAGTTATCCTGGGCGGGATAGAAATTGAATCCGTTTGCGTTCGAAAAAGCTTTCCATGATCAGAAAACAACATATCCATCATGCCAATGAAATCTGTCAGCCGACAAATTGCACGAGGCAGATCCCAAATTGCATTCGCCGTTTCGCAAATGATCTTTGAATGCTTGCAAATTCAATTTGCATGATGGAGCATTGTAATTTGGGGCTGACAAAATAAAATTGCATGACGACAAATATGAATTGTAATCATGCAATTTTAACAATCATACAAAATATCAAAATATCATCATTTTAAATAAATTTGCTGATTTTATTAAGACTCGAAGAGTTATTCATTCCAGAAAGCCGCACTCCGCATGTTGAGGACAATCGATCAGATGGTCGTTGACCATCCCCACCGCTTGCATCAAAGCATAACAAATGGTGGGACCGACAAAGCGAAAGCCGCGCCGCAGCAGATCCTTGCTCAGCGCTTCGGATTCGGAGCTCTGCGCCGGAACCTCGGCCAGCGTCGTCCAGGCGTTCTGACGGGGTTTCCCGCCGTTGAAACGCCAGAGATACTCGTTGAAACTGCCGAATTCGGATTGGACTTTCAAAAAAGCCCGGGCGTTGCCGATTGCGGCCTCGATCTTGCGCCGGTTGCGGATAATGCCCGGATTTCCCAGGAGCTCTTCGACTTTGGCTGCATCAAAGCTTGCAACCTTGGCAGGATCGAATCCGGCGAAAGCGGCGCGGTAGTTCTCCCGTTTCCGGAGAATCGTAATCCAACTGAGGCCGGCTTGCGCTCCTTCCAGGATCAGAAATTCAAAGAGTTTGATGTCGTCATGCACCGGAACGCCCCACTCCCGGTCATGATACTCGATATAGAGCGGATCGTCCCCCGCCCAGCCGCAACGGGTCATGAAATTCACCTTCTTGTTTTCATTTGTATAAGTAATGTATCAAAGGACTCACCTCTCGTCAAGCCATCATTACGGATTAGCGCTCAATTGACTTTAATGCGCTTCACAGGCATTATTCAGTATTAGAGAGTAGATTCCAGTCTCACAATTTTGGCTTTACTGAGTATCAACTTAGCTCCGCTCACACTCTGACTGTACCCGGTTTTAGCCGCACTTCCCCGACTTATCCACAGCCAAAACCATTAACCCGTTAAACGGAACCGTTTATCCACAAAAATAGATCGCTCATCCACAAAAAGAGCTTACTGAACAACTGAGCAAGCTCTCCCATTCACAAAACAAGCTTGCTTATCCACAAAAAGAGCTTGCCGAGCGACTGAGCGAGCTCTCTTATTCACAAAACCAGCTTGCTGATTCACAAAACAAGCTCACTCATCCACAAAAAGAGCTCGCTGAACGACTGAGCAAGCTCTCTTATCCACAAAACGAGCTTGCTAAGCGACTGAATGAGCTCTCTCAGTCACTCAAAGCGATCCGTGATTCACAAAACGTGCTCTTTCAGCTCCTCAACCCGGTCACGTATCCGCCAAACGACGCGCGGAGCCGGGGGTTTTTCTTTAACGGGCTAGTTCTTGATTACTAGCCACATCTAAAAGGGCGTCGGTACGAACTGCCATATGCGATGAGATTGTAACTTACTACCCATAAACGCGTCCAAATCGTCCAACGTTAACTGTTGGGTTTGTGTAGTTGGCAGATCGTACTTTATTAAAAGGAGTTTTTCTGTCTTCCTCATTGCTCTAAGCTCTTTTAAACCCACGTCTAACGCGGGGTTTCTCTTATAAAGAAACCGCTGCTAGACCCGGCAGCGGTTTGAATGTATCAATTACAATAATTATAGTATTACTTCTTTTTAAGAGCTTTCTTTCCGATAGGCACAAGCTGAGGTTGAGCGCTTTTCAGCGCGTAAGGACCCACACCTGAAACCGTATAATAATCTCCATCGGCCGGAGGATTGACCGAATAAGTATTGGCTACTCCATTAATGGTGAGAGATAAAGTGATCGTTCCCGAACCGGAATATCGGACCAACGCCGGCCAATAGTTACCGATCTGGTGGACTGCCCTCAAGGTATAGCTTTCCGTGCCGCCGTTTGTGGAGTCCGCCGAAAATACGCCGTTCGCCGTTGACCCCGATGTAACATCATAGATAATACCATCCGGCTCGACCATGGCAATATCGCAATCTCCAGATGACCATGAAATTTGCGATTTCATCGAATCCTGGCTGCCGAGCAAGGAATTTATAAACTTAATTAGGAATTCATCCCATTGAGTATCCATAGCCAGCTTTAATGTCGTGTATTGGTTAGTTCCGAAATAAGCCTTGTATTGATTGTGGCTATATGGAAATAGGATAGCGACCCCGTATGAAGACCCAGCATGGGTCCCGGTTTCATGATGGCTCAGCACTGTGTTGGAAATAGCCGTTTTTAACGCAGCGGCAGTGTTCTTAACATTAGTATCCATACAATACGCTGGAATGGCATTGGCGAATCCGTACAAATCAATGTTTTCCGGATAGTCATAATAATCCGCCGCCGCCATTGCTTTACCGATATTTGTTAAATCGTTGGAATTATTCAAAGCGGTGGCAAAGGCCGAAAACGACCTCAACAACGAAGGAATGGATCCCAAGTTGATCGCGGAATAAGTCGTGTTTTCACCTGTTTTTGAATAATAGCTGTAAAAATCGTCAACCAAGGTCGTGGTCAAAAACGAAGAGGTCATGTTGGGATTGGCGGTCAAGTGCTCAAGTACAACATCATAATCATTTCCCGTACCTGGAACCGATTCTTCGGAACCGACCAGATAGTCAGCTTCGTTTCGCCACTCGTAGGCTTGTTCCATCATCTGCATTACACAAGCATCAAAATTTAGAACATCGATCTTCTTTCCGGTAGCAGCCCGGGCTTGGGATAAAGCCTGAGCCACTTCATCAGTGGTCAAACAAGACCAGGCATCGCTGCCGGTGGTATCATCCCAACAGATCCCTTTGGCCGAAGCCCCTGGTTTGATCAAGTCTTTGGCCCCGATTGATTTCGTGATCTTATTCTTGTTTCTAACGGAACGCGGATAAACCCCGCCGCCGTGATCCCAAAGTGTAAGCACAGTATGTTGCGCTGGGTATTTTTGTTGGCAATAGACGATAAAATCCGTAAGAGTGTTGGGATTGGACATATCCTTCTCGCCATAATCTTGATCCATTGTTGAAACGATGTTCGAACTATTAGCGTTATCTTTGGTAACTTTATAGAGCCGGGTTCCAGACCAATTTCCATTGGTTGCATCATATAACGGACTACGATCCAATAACACCAATACATTGACATCATTGGTCGAACCGATTTGTTCCATCTCGTTCAAGTCGGCGATAGCTTCTCCTTCGAGATTATTATCGCCATCCATGTAAACTAGAAAATTCCATTTGACACTTGCCTGTTCCTGTATAAAATGTGCAGTAATGGATTTATCTTTATTCATAGTAATATCAGCGGGGTTAGTATCTCCTGAAAGATCCCCCGTCCAGTGATCAAACTTCCATCCCGGGGAAGGATTTGCTTTTACAGTTACGATTGCGCCATTTTCATAGGTCCCTTTTGATTTTAATGTTTCAGAAACTGTACCTTGTCCATCCACATTTGGGGTTAGGGTATATTTTATCTTGGTAAAATTTGCTACAACAGCTTTATTCCTATTCATTTGAATTATTGCAGGATTTGTTATTCCGGTAAGATCACCACTCCATCCAGAAAATATCCATCCAGTATTGCCAACTGCAGTTAAAGTCACATTGGTCCCACTACTATAAGAAGAAGCGTCAGGATCTTTTTGTATTGTTCCCCCTTCGGTAGGGTTACTTGATAGGGCAATTGTATAGGTTTGACCTCCCCCATTACCATTATTTCCTCCACCTCCCCCACCGCAACCCGTCAATATTATAGAAAATGTAAACATTATTACGAATAGAAAGACCAAACCATAACTTTTCTTCACAGATGCCCCTCCTTTTTCTGAATGAAAGTCAAAATGAAATCAATTATTTAAAAACAGGCTTATAAATTCCATCTCCCTCCCATCTCAAAAATTTTTGTAAAACAAACTTGAATCCGATACGTGTCCAACGGATTCGTTTTTACAAATTCAAATTGCCGGATTCACCTTCCTTTGATAACACCAGGTCCCCTGAAAATATAATACCCCACGAATTGGTCGCGATTTTGAATGAAGATCGCCTTCCGCATCTGAAAATACTGGTCATTATTTTTGTAAATCTTAAAACCATTCACCACCATGCTAGTGTTATAAAAACCTTCATGAACGTCGTAGAAATGATTGCTAAATCCGTAAGTATTCTCCCCAAGCCCAATTTCCCGCGGGGTTACGTTGGAACAATAATCAATAATTCTGGTCTCCTGGTTAATCCGCAATTCGCAAGGCTTGTGGTTGCCAAGATTAATCGCTTTAACCTGCCAGAACCCGTTTCGGCTAACGACCGAGACGAATGCGCCGACATCGTTTTCTTCGCATAGCTGTATTGCGTCATGAATTGAAAACTGGTTATCCGCCCGGACTGGATAGAAAGCCGCCAATAAAAAACAGAAGATGGATACGACGATTAACCTTTTCATTCATGATCGCTCCTTGATGACCTAAATCAGAATTTCTTTGGAATTTGTCAGGAAATTATTTGAAAGATATTCTCTCTAACACCATCATTTTCCTACAAGTTGTAAAACTTCTTTAGATATATGAATATAAAAAAACCCAAAGATTATATCCTGGGAAAAATCAATTGCATATGACAGATCCTAATCAAACAAATCGTGGAGCAAGCGAATTGAACTCAAGTAAGTTGATTGCAACCCCACTACTTCATGGTCTGCTCTTTATTGCTCATCCAGGCGATGGCGCCGCCGCCCAGCGCGATCAGAACCGCTCCCATCGCCTCGCCGGTGCTCAGTTTCTCCCCCAGCCAGGCCATTCCGAATACCGCCGCGAAGACCATGGTAGTCATGGAGAGAATCGAACCGGTCGCGGCGCTGCAATACTTATAGGCCGAAGTCATCGTGATCTGGGCGACCAGACCGGTCACCGCGGTTGCCAGCAAAAAGAGCCAGGCAGTCGCGTCCGGCCATTGCCAGACAGGAATCGCAAACACCAATGAAACCAGCAAGCCAAAGATGCTCAAATAAAAAAAGACGGTCCACGCCGACTCGCCGTTCTGCCGTAATTGCCGGACGACCAAAACGGCGAAGGCGGAGAGAATTCCGGAGATCAAGGCCAGGATATCCGGCCAGAAAATACGGTGCAAATCGGGGTGAATCAACAGGCCGACCCCGGCCCAGGATACGATCAGGCAGAGCCATGTGAAAACCGAGACTCGTTCTTTCATAAAAAATGCGGCAATCATCGTGACAAAGATCGGGTAGGTATTATTCAGGACGGTGCTATTGGTCATCGACCCTTTGGCCATGGCGATAAAATAGAGCAAGATCGCGGTACCGCCGAAGATACCCCGGGCGAATAACAGGTCACGGCGGGAAGTCCTGAGATCGACCCGTCCCAGCGCGGCCAGGAACCATGCCGCCACCACGCCGAGCAAGAACCGGAAAAAGACGACTTCGGGTCCAGGAACATTCACAGAAGCCAATTTGGCGAAATAGGCCATTACTGCAAAGCAAAAGGCGGAAAAGAGCATCTGAATCGGACCTTTTAATAAAGAAGCGTTCACCGATGGGAAACCTCGTTTCGTGGAAGAGTCTGGTTATCATTATCGAATGAATATGGGCCAATGTCAAGATCCACGGCCAAACAAAACCCCAGGTTTCTGATACCCGGGGTTTTTGTCAACGATGACTTTCGGACAAAGCTTTCAGATCCTGATAGTATTTTAATTGCTCGGCCGGTACCATCCGGTTTAAGCCGCTGGGATTGGGCAGCAAAAAGTCGGTTACTCCCTCTACCACGCCAGGTTCTTGAATCCCCCAATTGCATTCCCTGCGGCCAGAGAGATATTTATAAATATCCTTGCCCAGATAGGCTGCTATCAAAGGACGGTAATGCCGGAGCAGTTCCAGTAAGTCTGCCGCCCCGGCCCTTAATTCCTCAGGGCGTAATTCGGAAGCGGCGGCAGTGGGGCGCGGC from Hydrogenispora ethanolica includes the following:
- a CDS encoding glutaredoxin family protein yields the protein MNSENIQHQAGRVPGNIFLFTLSTCIWCRKTKQLLQELEIAFDFVELDRLEGTEREEALAELEKWNADRSFPTMVIEGARSIIGFQEAEIREAVGQ
- a CDS encoding DNA-3-methyladenine glycosylase I, which codes for MTRCGWAGDDPLYIEYHDREWGVPVHDDIKLFEFLILEGAQAGLSWITILRKRENYRAAFAGFDPAKVASFDAAKVEELLGNPGIIRNRRKIEAAIGNARAFLKVQSEFGSFNEYLWRFNGGKPRQNAWTTLAEVPAQSSESEALSKDLLRRGFRFVGPTICYALMQAVGMVNDHLIDCPQHAECGFLE
- a CDS encoding clostripain-related cysteine peptidase, with the translated sequence MKKSYGLVFLFVIMFTFSIILTGCGGGGGGNNGNGGGQTYTIALSSNPTEGGTIQKDPDASSYSSGTNVTLTAVGNTGWIFSGWSGDLTGITNPAIIQMNRNKAVVANFTKIKYTLTPNVDGQGTVSETLKSKGTYENGAIVTVKANPSPGWKFDHWTGDLSGDTNPADITMNKDKSITAHFIQEQASVKWNFLVYMDGDNNLEGEAIADLNEMEQIGSTNDVNVLVLLDRSPLYDATNGNWSGTRLYKVTKDNANSSNIVSTMDQDYGEKDMSNPNTLTDFIVYCQQKYPAQHTVLTLWDHGGGVYPRSVRNKNKITKSIGAKDLIKPGASAKGICWDDTTGSDAWSCLTTDEVAQALSQARAATGKKIDVLNFDACVMQMMEQAYEWRNEADYLVGSEESVPGTGNDYDVVLEHLTANPNMTSSFLTTTLVDDFYSYYSKTGENTTYSAINLGSIPSLLRSFSAFATALNNSNDLTNIGKAMAAADYYDYPENIDLYGFANAIPAYCMDTNVKNTAAALKTAISNTVLSHHETGTHAGSSYGVAILFPYSHNQYKAYFGTNQYTTLKLAMDTQWDEFLIKFINSLLGSQDSMKSQISWSSGDCDIAMVEPDGIIYDVTSGSTANGVFSADSTNGGTESYTLRAVHQIGNYWPALVRYSGSGTITLSLTINGVANTYSVNPPADGDYYTVSGVGPYALKSAQPQLVPIGKKALKKK
- a CDS encoding DMT family transporter, yielding MNASLLKGPIQMLFSAFCFAVMAYFAKLASVNVPGPEVVFFRFLLGVVAAWFLAALGRVDLRTSRRDLLFARGIFGGTAILLYFIAMAKGSMTNSTVLNNTYPIFVTMIAAFFMKERVSVFTWLCLIVSWAGVGLLIHPDLHRIFWPDILALISGILSAFAVLVVRQLRQNGESAWTVFFYLSIFGLLVSLVFAIPVWQWPDATAWLFLLATAVTGLVAQITMTSAYKYCSAATGSILSMTTMVFAAVFGMAWLGEKLSTGEAMGAVLIALGGGAIAWMSNKEQTMK
- a CDS encoding mismatch-specific DNA-glycosylase, with the protein product MGSTELILPNLLREDLTILFVGINPGLRSAAVRHHFAGHSNRFWRFLYESGLTPAKMRAEEDALLLKLGFGITNIVPRPTAAASELRPEELRAGAADLLELLRHYRPLIAAYLGKDIYKYLSGRRECNWGIQEPGVVEGVTDFLLPNPSGLNRMVPAEQLKYYQDLKALSESHR